Proteins co-encoded in one Papaver somniferum cultivar HN1 chromosome 5, ASM357369v1, whole genome shotgun sequence genomic window:
- the LOC113281636 gene encoding protein PHYTOCHROME KINASE SUBSTRATE 1-like has product MYQVNAGRKKSEDGEIGIFGAEKYFNGAMDVYKTRTKEYGGRKNHNNKGETMNLRRAPKSRYGTPCTCSELSSNSQNALLATPSRLYRSNTTNSKNIFAVFGCKCYCSDKKSVDVDECIGESFFENTPAKVNSKAFRELPTKVQQLPIGFAQRIQTSPEWFKEELPSQKFDKLGLQFNKQNFLPLLNLNAGLKNVVKEHDKEENEPRKSLDAFRSPIFNKEANSLNLQSKLTLLNWGDSSPRAERIPALLTSIEMDDDTASDTSSDLFEIKSLSAHGNHSFFTSSQESEDQSTCMSPTTCYEPSEGSVKWSVATASAADLSVASHSGEQIPVTETKTPRSLTKNAARKEMQKSRPSSLIGCKSNKAVKVVTDAHRIPDRLNSEKQMQHTTDTFKLRLLR; this is encoded by the coding sequence ATGTATCAAGTAAATGCAGGCAGGAAGAAGAGTGAAGATGGTGAAATTGGGATTTTTGGTGCTGAAAAATATTTCAATGGAGCAATGGACGTGTATAAGACTAGAACCAAAGAGTATGGTGGAAGGAAAAATCATAATaacaaaggagagacaatgaatTTACGCCGAGCGCCCAAGTCCAGGTATGGAACTCCTTGTACATGTTCAGAATTGAGTTCAAACAGCCAAAACGCATTATTAGCAACTCCAAGTCGTCTATATAGATCGAACACGACCAACAGCAAGAACATTTTTGCGGTATTTGGTTGCAAATGCTATTGTTCTGATAAGAAATCTGTTGATGTTGATGAATGCATTGGAGAAAGCTTCTTTGAAAACACACCTGCTAAAGTCAACAGCAAAGCTTTTAGAGAACTACCAACGAAAGTTCAGCAGCTACCAATTGGTTTTGCTCAAAGAATACAAACTTCGCCAGAGTGGTTTAAGGAAGAACTTCCCTCTCAGAAGTTCGATAAGCTGGGTCTTCAGTTTAACAAACAAAACTTTCTGCCTCTACTAAATCTAAATGCCGGATTGAAGAATGTCGTAAAAGAACATGACAAAGAAGAGAATGAACCACGAAAATCTTTGGATGCGTTCAGGTCTCCTATCTTCAACAAGGAAGCAAACTCGTTGAACCTTCAAAGTAAGTTAACTTTGTTGAATTGGGGTGACAGTAGTCCAAGAGCAGAGAGAATTCCAGCATTATTGACAAGCATCGAAATGGATGACGACACTGCCAGTGATACAAGTTCTGACCTATTCGAGATCAAGAGCTTATCAGCGCACGGTAACCACTCATTTTTTACGTCTAGTCAAGAATCAGAGGATCAATCAACTTGTATGTCTCCAACTACATGTTATGAACCTAGCGAAGGGAGTGTTAAATGGAGTGTTGCCACTGCGAGTGCTGCAGATCTCTCAGTAGCTTCGCATTCTGGTGAGCAAATACCAGTAACTGAAACCAAAACCCCGAGATCATTAACCAAGAATGCAGCACGCAAGGAGATGCAAAAAAGTCGACCTAGTTCGCTGATAGGATGCAAGAGTAACAAAGCTGTGAAGGTGGTGACAGATGCACATCGCATTCCTGATAGACTGAACTCTGAGAAACAAATGCAACATACGACAGACACCTTCAAGCTGAGACTTCTAAGGTGA